The following coding sequences are from one Musa acuminata AAA Group cultivar baxijiao chromosome BXJ2-4, Cavendish_Baxijiao_AAA, whole genome shotgun sequence window:
- the LOC135608884 gene encoding UDP-glucuronate 4-epimerase 1-like translates to MRSMEDELFPSTPGKVKIERAHTINRQLHRCFASTSTMFLWALFLIALTASYLSFQSFVDSSSRYLNASWGGMQWEKQIRESAAASRPGGMSVLVTGAAGFVGTHVSLALRRRGDGVVGLDNFNNYYDPSLKKARQAMLQSRGVFVVEGDINDTRLLARLFALVPFTHVMHLAAQAGVRYAIENPASYVHSNIAGLVTLLEVCKSADPQPAVVWASSSSVYGLNEKVPFSELDRTDRPASLYAATKKAGEEITHTYNHIYGLSTTGLRFFTVYGPWGRPDMAYFSFTRNILQGKPITVYRGKDRADLARDFTYIDDIVKGCVASLDTAEKSTGSGGRKRGPAQYRIYNLGNTSPVTVPALVNILERHLKVKAKKKVVEMPGNGDVPFTHANISLAQAELGYKPTTNLEIGLKKFVKWYLSYYGYKPRSSGLAA, encoded by the coding sequence atgagATCGATGGAAGATGAGTTGTTTCCATCGACGCCGGGGAAGGTGAAGATCGAGCGGGCGCACACCATCAATCGCCAGCTCCACCGCTGCTTCGCCTCGACCAGCACCATGTTCTTGTGGGCGCTGTTCCTGATCGCGCTCACGGCCTCCTACCTCAGCTTCCAGAGCTTCGTCGACAGCTCCTCCCGATATCTCAACGCCTCGTGGGGCGGAATGCAATGGGAGAAGCAGATCCGGGAATCGGCCGCCGCCAGCCGCCCCGGAGGCATGTCCGTGCTCGTCACCGGCGCCGCCGGCTTCGTCGGGACTCACGTCTCCCTCGCCCTCCGCAGGCGCGGCGACGGCGTGGTCGGGCTTGACAACTTCAACAATTACTACGACCCTTCGCTGAAGAAAGCGCGACAGGCGATGCTGCAGTCCCGCGGCGTGTTCGTGGTGGAGGGCGACATCAACGACACCCGCCTCCTCGCTAGGCTCTTCGCCCTCGTGCCTTTCACCCACGTGATGCACCTCGCAGCGCAGGCAGGCGTGCGCTACGCCATCGAGAACCCGGCGTCGTACGTGCACAGCAACATCGCCGGGCTGGTCACCCTGCTCGAGGTGTGCAAGTCCGCCGACCCGCAGCCGGCGGTGGTGtgggcgtcgtcgtcgtcggtaTACGGCCTCAACGAGAAGGTGCCCTTCTCGGAGCTGGACCGAACCGACCGGCCGGCCTCCCTGTACGCAGCCACGAAGAAGGCCGGCGAGGAGATCACCCACACCTACAACCACATCTACGGCCTGTCCACCACGGGCCTCCGCTTCTTCACCGTCTACGGTCCCTGGGGCCGCCCCGACATGGCCTACTTCTCCTTCACCCGCAACATCCTCCAGGGGAAGCCCATCACGGTGTACCGCGGCAAGGACCGCGCCGACCTTGCCCGCGACTTCACCTACATAGACGACATCGTCAAGGGCTGCGTCGCCTCCCTCGACACCGCGGAGAAGAGCACCGGGAGCGGGGGCCGGAAGCGCGGCCCGGCGCAGTACCGAATCTACAACCTAGGCAACACCTCCCCGGTAACGGTGCCGGCGCTGGTCAACATCCTGGAGCGCCACCTCAAGGTGAAGGCGAAGAAGAAGGTGGTGGAGATGCCAGGCAACGGGGACGTCCCCTTCACCCACGCCAACATCAGCTTAGCTCAGGCCGAGCTGGGCTACAAGCCGACCACCAACCTGGAGATCGGCCTGAAGAAGTTCGTCAAATGGTACCTCTCCTACTACGGCTACAAACCCAGAAGCAGCGGCTTAGCAGCATGA